From the Bacteroidia bacterium genome, one window contains:
- the msrA gene encoding peptide-methionine (S)-S-oxide reductase MsrA, with the protein MNTFIIAALFPLLLTVSCGQVERQDSGIKQPVAGGTSMTEPQRAKQTVSPEQTDTAVFGAGCFWCVEAVFEQLDGVISVDAGYAGGHTPNPTYEDVCTGETGHAEVARIVFDPAVIRFDALLEMFWQSHDPTTLNRQGADVGTQYRSVIFYIGETQREQAIASMKQAQAGFDDPIVTEISPLPEYFPAENYHQDYYRNNRNAPYCQVVIRPKLKKLGLE; encoded by the coding sequence ATGAACACATTCATTATAGCCGCTCTCTTTCCGCTTCTGCTAACCGTTTCCTGCGGCCAGGTCGAGCGCCAGGACAGCGGAATCAAACAACCCGTAGCCGGAGGTACATCAATGACCGAGCCACAGCGCGCGAAGCAGACAGTTTCTCCTGAGCAGACCGACACCGCGGTATTCGGCGCCGGTTGTTTCTGGTGCGTCGAAGCGGTGTTTGAACAGCTCGACGGAGTGATTTCCGTCGATGCCGGGTACGCCGGTGGACATACACCGAATCCGACATACGAGGACGTCTGTACAGGCGAGACCGGACACGCCGAGGTTGCGCGCATCGTCTTCGATCCCGCCGTTATCCGTTTCGACGCATTGCTGGAAATGTTCTGGCAATCGCATGACCCGACGACACTGAACCGGCAAGGCGCCGACGTCGGAACGCAGTATCGGTCGGTGATTTTTTACATCGGCGAAACGCAGCGTGAACAGGCGATTGCTTCGATGAAACAGGCCCAGGCGGGATTCGATGATCCCATCGTTACTGAAATTTCTCCGCTGCCCGAGTATTTCCCTGCGGAGAATTATCATCAGGACTATTACCGCAACAACCGTAACGCGCCCTATTGTCAGGTGGTCATTCGCCCGAAACTGAAGAAACTCGGTCTGGAATGA
- a CDS encoding carboxypeptidase regulatory-like domain-containing protein has product MIRVVPLSILLIIALCCTSAAQNNRYALEISPLGTASNPVIVQTGTTLNFTARLFEFTPAGKIEVPNIAVHWSVDPASFGTISSTGQLLPGPVNSTTASAHVIATVATAGMTLQASSRVAHSNSNTGHYTFTGVVTTAANLPIHNARVSVMSRSATPFLLTGLTNSNGRYAIQVPAGSYSVYAEASGYIAEYFDNVATINLATVFTTDPAKPTYDNIDFVLGTGGSISGTVTDASSGHPLPGIHVAIEIASNTRPPTSSAWTVQTGNDGKYTISGLADGQYTVFAQGKDFITEWFNDQKDRNNANPVLIAGASQVTGIDFALDQRPPDPVYSISGQVLDASSQPIAHATVMASGNPSSNRPIITAVTDQNGEYTLTVHEGSWIVWATAQGFVPEWFDNAAGPGAATPVVLTFSSPVRSGVDFSLGTGGAIEGYVVNGATNTPLAGATVAVLSGPNSSTPAGGISSHAVTDQNGFYRISGLAAGDHYVMAQAQGFTPQYFDMAATLTLATKVAVVDGQTTTGIDFALSRMPGISGMVTNEATSQPIVGAHVILDGVNTRAVAITDVNGNYHLTAAPGTYKVRAYAPGYAEEWYNEKADYQSADDVLVPQNGDVTGIDFTLTRHGGSIAGIVLDENSNPVPGAQVTVWINTSAPSNSTVTGYGKATTDAHGAYSIDALPAGNYLVRAQAAGFIPEFYDNATSPQTATLVQLTANQAATGIDFELTAGGGISGTITDASTAAPIAHAYVHVRGALRGVEFGTRTDAQGQYRIEGLPSGNYTVFFAASRYIGEYYDDTRDPAQATLVTVTAPAIVTGINAALTPGNNGPRKYNGSVTTDNPAMSCFVLVEAINPDNGLSIMTTTDLRGGFSLDAWDNAIIRARAIGHVGAYAGNTYNWKESTTNGFTGEINFQLSAITESGLAELTGTVRDASTNSPLAGAWVYAFDASGAPYFAVTGPDGSYSIPNTANGDLNVMVSEVRYEPTHETGGVSDAHGNADISARRTGLTSVDRKPAAPSAYALKQNYPNPFNPSTAIAFTLPKQTRAMLRVFNLLGQEIAVIANGTFNAGTHAVTWNADGVPSGIYLYRLEADGKVLTRRMMLTK; this is encoded by the coding sequence ATGATTCGTGTTGTACCGCTCAGCATCCTTCTTATCATAGCGCTCTGCTGCACCTCGGCGGCGCAGAACAACCGTTATGCCCTGGAGATCAGTCCTCTGGGCACGGCCTCAAACCCGGTAATCGTACAGACCGGCACGACGCTGAATTTTACCGCGCGCTTGTTTGAATTCACACCCGCAGGCAAAATCGAAGTGCCGAATATCGCCGTACACTGGTCCGTGGATCCCGCCTCGTTCGGCACTATCTCATCGACGGGACAACTCCTCCCCGGGCCGGTAAATTCCACCACGGCATCCGCCCATGTGATCGCCACAGTCGCGACAGCGGGGATGACCCTGCAAGCGTCCTCACGGGTAGCGCACAGCAACAGCAATACCGGACATTACACCTTTACCGGTGTAGTCACGACGGCGGCGAACCTCCCGATCCACAACGCCAGAGTGTCCGTGATGAGCCGCAGCGCGACGCCGTTTCTTCTGACCGGACTCACCAACTCGAACGGGCGATATGCCATTCAGGTCCCGGCCGGCAGTTACAGTGTGTACGCCGAAGCCTCCGGGTACATAGCGGAGTATTTCGACAATGTCGCCACGATCAACCTTGCGACAGTATTCACGACGGATCCCGCGAAGCCGACCTACGACAATATAGATTTCGTGCTCGGAACAGGCGGCAGTATTTCAGGAACCGTCACGGACGCGTCGAGTGGGCATCCCCTCCCCGGCATACACGTCGCCATTGAAATCGCATCGAATACCCGGCCTCCGACCTCTTCTGCATGGACCGTGCAAACGGGGAACGATGGGAAATACACCATCAGCGGCCTCGCCGATGGGCAGTACACCGTGTTTGCTCAAGGGAAAGATTTCATCACCGAATGGTTCAACGACCAGAAAGACAGAAACAACGCCAACCCGGTGCTTATCGCCGGCGCCTCCCAGGTCACCGGCATTGATTTCGCGCTTGATCAGCGTCCGCCGGATCCTGTGTACTCGATCAGTGGACAGGTGTTGGACGCAAGCAGCCAGCCGATCGCACATGCCACAGTCATGGCTTCGGGAAATCCGTCGTCCAATCGGCCGATCATCACCGCCGTGACCGATCAGAACGGCGAGTACACACTGACTGTTCACGAGGGCAGCTGGATCGTCTGGGCGACGGCACAGGGCTTTGTTCCCGAATGGTTCGACAACGCCGCCGGTCCAGGCGCGGCCACACCCGTCGTACTCACCTTCTCGTCACCCGTTCGGAGCGGAGTGGATTTCTCGCTCGGCACTGGAGGAGCAATAGAGGGTTACGTCGTCAATGGCGCGACCAACACGCCGCTTGCCGGCGCGACGGTCGCCGTGCTATCGGGTCCGAACAGCTCAACTCCGGCCGGAGGGATAAGCAGCCACGCAGTGACGGATCAAAACGGATTTTACCGCATTTCCGGACTAGCGGCCGGCGATCATTACGTCATGGCGCAGGCGCAGGGATTTACGCCGCAATATTTCGATATGGCGGCAACACTCACACTTGCGACAAAGGTTGCGGTTGTTGACGGCCAGACCACCACGGGAATAGACTTCGCCCTTTCGCGCATGCCGGGCATTTCCGGCATGGTCACGAATGAAGCGACCTCCCAACCCATCGTCGGCGCACATGTCATTCTGGATGGCGTGAACACCCGCGCGGTGGCCATTACCGATGTAAACGGGAACTACCATCTCACCGCCGCTCCAGGTACGTACAAGGTACGCGCCTACGCGCCGGGCTATGCGGAAGAATGGTACAATGAGAAAGCCGACTACCAGTCCGCGGATGATGTGCTCGTGCCGCAGAACGGCGATGTGACCGGCATTGACTTCACCCTGACACGCCATGGCGGATCCATTGCCGGAATAGTACTCGATGAGAACAGCAATCCCGTGCCTGGTGCGCAGGTAACCGTTTGGATCAATACCAGCGCACCGAGTAACAGCACGGTTACCGGTTATGGAAAGGCTACGACCGATGCGCACGGCGCGTACAGTATAGACGCGCTTCCCGCCGGCAATTATCTTGTGCGCGCTCAGGCAGCGGGCTTCATTCCGGAATTCTACGACAACGCGACCTCGCCGCAGACCGCCACTCTGGTGCAGCTGACTGCGAATCAGGCCGCCACGGGCATAGACTTCGAACTGACGGCCGGCGGCGGCATCAGCGGCACCATCACCGACGCCTCCACCGCTGCGCCCATAGCGCATGCCTACGTGCATGTACGCGGGGCCCTGCGCGGTGTCGAATTCGGCACCCGCACCGATGCGCAGGGGCAGTATCGCATCGAGGGGCTTCCGAGCGGGAACTACACGGTGTTTTTCGCCGCTTCCCGCTATATCGGTGAATACTACGACGACACCCGGGATCCCGCTCAGGCCACGCTTGTCACAGTCACCGCGCCGGCCATCGTCACCGGTATCAACGCCGCGCTGACCCCGGGCAACAACGGTCCGCGCAAGTATAACGGCAGTGTCACCACCGACAATCCCGCGATGTCGTGCTTCGTGTTGGTTGAAGCCATCAATCCCGATAATGGTCTCAGCATCATGACCACCACCGACCTCCGCGGCGGGTTCAGCCTCGATGCCTGGGACAACGCCATTATCCGGGCGCGCGCCATCGGCCACGTCGGAGCCTACGCGGGCAACACCTACAACTGGAAGGAAAGCACGACGAACGGCTTCACGGGCGAGATCAACTTCCAGCTTTCCGCAATCACCGAAAGCGGTCTGGCGGAACTGACCGGAACGGTGCGTGACGCCTCTACCAACAGCCCTCTGGCCGGTGCGTGGGTGTACGCCTTCGACGCGTCAGGAGCACCCTATTTCGCTGTCACCGGCCCCGATGGCTCGTACAGTATTCCGAACACGGCAAACGGCGATCTGAATGTGATGGTGTCCGAAGTGCGTTACGAACCGACCCATGAAACGGGCGGTGTGAGCGATGCGCATGGCAACGCGGACATTTCGGCGCGACGCACGGGGCTCACCTCGGTAGATCGCAAGCCGGCAGCGCCGTCTGCGTACGCACTCAAACAGAATTATCCGAATCCCTTCAATCCATCCACCGCGATCGCGTTTACGCTGCCGAAGCAGACAAGAGCCATGCTGCGTGTTTTCAATCTGCTCGGTCAGGAAATCGCCGTCATCGCCAACGGGACTTTCAATGCCGGTACGCACGCCGTCACCTGGAACGCTGATGGCGTACCATCCGGAATCTACCTCTACAGGCTGGAGGCGGACGGCAAGGTTCTCACGCGACGGATGATGCTGACCAAATAA
- a CDS encoding protein-disulfide reductase DsbD family protein, which produces MTSRIILSTALLSLIIFVNGRAQEAARWSATAPSAAVKPGDKIDIKVSAKLNEGWHVYSTTPVEEGPVPTEIAFADTAPLKMAGKIRQPKPIVKFDENFGVNTEYYDKDVTFTVPAMVKENAKNGKQKAIVEVTFMACNDRMCLPPKTVEVPVDLTIEAAETAAVAEESQSAETPAADTAAAITPQDAPGDADNTDGPTGYGDERDVERAREEGLWSYILLAMSVGALALLTPCVFPMIPITVSFFTKREAATRWHSVRDALIYSFGIIFTFTGLGILLALIFGASGINQFAANPWMNILIALVFIVFALNLFGLFEIVVPSGILTKLTVASGSGQGIASLLLMGLTFTLTSFTCTVPFVGTVMVAAAKGEIWWSIVGMLAFSTVFALPFFLLALFPSWLKSMPKSGGWLNSVKVVMGFLELAAAMKFLSNVDLIWSMGILSRDLFLSFWVGIGVLITGYLLGFFLLPHDTKLEKVGVIRMMWSVFFLGISVYIYTGLGDKPLGELDAFLPPMNYQETIQAAGMGSSAAAALDTGPESADKEKWYSSYEEALKVAKESSRPIFIDFTGFACTNCRWMESNIFTRAEVKSLLSEYVLVKLYTDGQGKVYENNRLFQEERFGTVALPLYVAMSGEDETLTSFPGMTRKPEEFIRFLQEGLRKANG; this is translated from the coding sequence ATGACTTCTCGCATTATCCTCAGCACAGCACTCCTTTCTCTCATCATTTTTGTCAATGGCAGGGCCCAGGAAGCAGCGCGCTGGTCTGCGACCGCACCTTCGGCGGCGGTAAAACCCGGTGACAAGATAGACATTAAAGTGAGCGCCAAACTCAACGAAGGCTGGCATGTGTATTCCACCACTCCCGTCGAGGAGGGGCCGGTACCCACGGAAATCGCCTTCGCCGACACCGCTCCGCTGAAAATGGCGGGTAAGATCCGCCAACCAAAACCCATCGTTAAGTTCGACGAAAACTTCGGTGTCAACACGGAATACTACGACAAGGACGTGACATTTACCGTCCCGGCGATGGTCAAAGAAAACGCGAAAAACGGCAAGCAGAAGGCCATCGTGGAAGTGACGTTCATGGCCTGCAACGACCGCATGTGTCTGCCGCCGAAAACGGTGGAAGTTCCCGTCGATCTTACCATTGAAGCCGCCGAAACGGCTGCTGTTGCGGAGGAAAGCCAAAGCGCGGAAACGCCCGCTGCGGACACCGCTGCCGCGATCACCCCGCAGGACGCTCCCGGCGATGCCGACAACACCGACGGTCCCACCGGCTACGGCGACGAACGCGACGTGGAACGCGCACGCGAGGAGGGACTCTGGTCGTACATTTTGCTGGCGATGTCCGTCGGCGCGCTGGCGCTGCTCACGCCCTGCGTTTTTCCGATGATTCCGATTACCGTGTCGTTTTTTACGAAGCGGGAAGCGGCCACGCGCTGGCACTCCGTACGCGATGCGCTGATTTATTCCTTCGGCATCATTTTCACCTTCACCGGTTTGGGCATCCTCCTCGCGCTGATTTTCGGCGCATCGGGGATCAATCAATTCGCCGCAAATCCATGGATGAACATCCTCATAGCGCTGGTGTTCATCGTGTTCGCGCTGAATCTGTTCGGCCTGTTCGAGATCGTCGTACCATCGGGCATTCTTACGAAACTGACGGTGGCCTCCGGTAGCGGACAGGGCATCGCGAGCTTGCTGCTCATGGGACTGACCTTTACGCTCACGAGCTTCACGTGCACGGTGCCCTTCGTCGGGACGGTGATGGTGGCCGCGGCCAAGGGCGAGATATGGTGGTCTATCGTAGGCATGCTGGCATTCTCGACGGTGTTTGCATTGCCGTTTTTCCTGCTGGCGCTGTTTCCGTCCTGGCTCAAATCCATGCCCAAGAGTGGTGGTTGGCTGAACTCGGTGAAAGTCGTGATGGGTTTTCTCGAACTCGCCGCAGCCATGAAATTCCTCTCCAACGTGGATCTGATCTGGAGCATGGGAATACTGAGCCGCGATCTCTTCCTGAGTTTCTGGGTCGGCATCGGCGTACTCATCACCGGCTACCTGCTCGGCTTTTTCCTTCTCCCGCACGACACAAAGCTGGAAAAGGTAGGCGTTATCCGCATGATGTGGAGCGTCTTCTTCCTCGGCATCTCGGTGTACATCTACACCGGTCTCGGGGATAAGCCCCTGGGAGAGTTGGACGCCTTTCTCCCACCGATGAATTACCAGGAAACAATTCAGGCGGCGGGCATGGGATCCTCAGCTGCGGCTGCGCTCGACACCGGACCGGAGAGCGCGGACAAGGAAAAATGGTATTCCAGCTATGAAGAAGCGCTGAAGGTGGCAAAGGAAAGCTCGCGACCCATTTTCATTGACTTCACGGGCTTCGCGTGCACGAATTGCCGATGGATGGAGAGCAATATTTTTACGCGGGCCGAAGTCAAGTCCCTGCTCAGCGAATACGTGCTTGTAAAGCTCTACACTGACGGACAGGGCAAGGTGTACGAGAACAATCGCCTGTTCCAGGAAGAGCGCTTCGGCACCGTCGCGCTTCCGTTGTATGTCGCCATGTCGGGAGAGGACGAGACGCTGACGTCTTTTCCGGGGATGACTCGTAAGCCGGAAGAATTTATCCGTTTTCTTCAGGAAGGCCTGCGCAAAGCCAACGGCTGA
- the udk gene encoding uridine kinase, translating into MESTVIGIAGGSGSGKTTFARNVIGLLGEENVTLFQHDAYYFDFAAMPEADRAAINFDHPDALDTALCAGHLALLRQGKAIEQPVYDFSTHSRREERLHVPAKPVILVEGILVLADAALRDQMDLRIFVDADADLRILRRAERDVSERGRTLTSVREQYCATVRPMHEQFVAPSRQFADLVVPRGGDNPRAVEAVVAFIYARMQQ; encoded by the coding sequence ATGGAAAGTACAGTCATAGGTATCGCAGGTGGAAGCGGATCGGGGAAGACCACATTCGCCCGCAACGTCATTGGCCTGCTGGGGGAGGAGAACGTGACGCTTTTCCAGCACGACGCCTATTACTTCGACTTTGCGGCCATGCCCGAAGCCGATCGTGCAGCGATCAACTTCGATCATCCTGACGCTCTGGATACAGCACTTTGCGCAGGTCATCTTGCGCTCTTGCGTCAGGGGAAAGCGATCGAGCAGCCCGTGTATGATTTCAGCACGCATTCGCGGCGGGAAGAACGCCTTCATGTGCCGGCCAAGCCCGTCATCCTGGTGGAGGGTATACTCGTGCTTGCCGATGCGGCCCTTCGCGATCAGATGGACCTGCGCATTTTTGTCGATGCCGACGCCGATCTGCGCATACTCCGTCGTGCGGAACGCGATGTGTCCGAGCGCGGCAGAACCCTCACCTCCGTGCGGGAGCAATACTGCGCAACGGTGCGTCCCATGCACGAACAGTTCGTTGCACCCAGCCGGCAATTCGCGGACCTTGTCGTACCCCGCGGCGGCGACAATCCGCGAGCCGTGGAGGCCGTCGTCGCGTTCATATACGCCAGAATGCAACAATAA